A window of Corallococcus macrosporus DSM 14697 contains these coding sequences:
- a CDS encoding Uma2 family endonuclease, producing the protein MGNETKRPATYEDLMALPENMVGQIIDGELIALPRPASPHAVAHSVLGGLLISRFQVGQRAPGGWWVVDEPELHFGQDVLVPDIAGWRRERMPVMRRVPFFTLAPDWVCEVLSPSTRKLDRNRKREIYAREGVGHVWLVDPAVKTLEVFARHGGDWVSRGQYSGEAMVRAEPFEDLELDLGALWPPELEAP; encoded by the coding sequence ATGGGGAATGAGACGAAGCGACCCGCGACCTATGAAGACCTGATGGCGTTGCCCGAGAACATGGTCGGGCAGATCATCGACGGCGAGCTCATCGCTTTGCCGCGGCCCGCGAGCCCGCATGCAGTGGCGCACTCCGTTCTGGGCGGGCTGCTCATCTCCCGGTTCCAGGTCGGCCAGCGAGCGCCGGGAGGCTGGTGGGTCGTTGACGAGCCCGAGCTACACTTCGGCCAGGACGTGCTGGTGCCGGACATCGCCGGATGGCGCCGCGAGCGCATGCCGGTGATGCGGCGCGTCCCCTTCTTCACCTTGGCGCCGGACTGGGTCTGTGAAGTGCTGTCTCCGTCCACTCGGAAGCTGGACAGGAACCGCAAGCGGGAAATCTACGCGCGTGAAGGCGTGGGGCACGTATGGCTGGTGGACCCCGCCGTGAAGACCCTGGAGGTCTTCGCGCGGCACGGGGGCGACTGGGTCTCTCGCGGGCAGTACTCGGGCGAAGCCATGGTGCGCGCCGAGCCGTTCGAGGACCTGGAGTTGGACCTGGGCGCGCTGTGGCCTCCGGAGTTGGAGGCGCCGTAG
- a CDS encoding biotin-dependent carboxyltransferase family protein, giving the protein MTGWLEITGVNAPVSVQDAGRPGQMQHGVPPGGPLVPELLALANHTVGNASGAAALEVFGRVELRARGRGVRVSVDGRAVTLPDGDRLTLPAPESTSVRYVAVDGGFAVPEVLGGRGTLLVARLGGHEGRLLRAGDMLPLGEAREPVAAKAPGAALDATAPIRVTLGPDTRRFEPATVATLLSGAFAVSAATDRVGMRLQGPVLTHGDEGTGTSRPMVRGAIQVTLSGAPIVLGPDHPTTGGYPLIATVIRADWGRLCARRPGAAVRFQEVSIDEARHAWRQYAEHFGIRTGPT; this is encoded by the coding sequence ATGACGGGTTGGCTCGAAATCACCGGCGTGAATGCGCCCGTCTCGGTGCAGGACGCGGGGCGGCCAGGGCAGATGCAGCACGGCGTGCCGCCAGGAGGACCGCTGGTCCCGGAGCTGCTCGCGCTGGCCAATCACACCGTGGGCAACGCGAGCGGAGCCGCGGCCCTGGAGGTTTTCGGCCGGGTGGAGCTGCGCGCCCGGGGCCGCGGCGTCCGAGTGTCCGTGGATGGACGCGCCGTCACCCTGCCAGACGGGGACCGCCTCACCCTCCCCGCGCCCGAGTCCACGAGCGTGCGCTACGTGGCGGTGGATGGAGGGTTCGCGGTGCCGGAGGTCCTCGGCGGGCGAGGCACGCTGCTCGTCGCGCGGCTGGGAGGACACGAGGGCCGGCTGCTGCGCGCGGGGGACATGCTGCCACTGGGTGAGGCGAGGGAGCCCGTGGCGGCGAAGGCACCCGGCGCCGCATTGGACGCCACTGCGCCCATCCGCGTGACACTCGGGCCAGACACCCGGCGCTTCGAGCCCGCCACCGTGGCCACCTTGCTGTCAGGCGCCTTCGCCGTGTCCGCCGCGACGGACCGCGTGGGGATGCGGCTCCAGGGGCCCGTGCTCACGCATGGCGACGAAGGCACGGGCACGTCGCGCCCCATGGTGCGAGGCGCCATCCAGGTGACGCTGTCGGGAGCGCCCATCGTGCTGGGCCCCGACCACCCGACGACGGGTGGCTATCCGCTCATCGCCACCGTCATTCGCGCCGACTGGGGACGGCTGTGCGCCCGGCGTCCGGGAGCCGCTGTCCGGTTCCAGGAAGTGAGCATCGATGAAGCACGGCACGCGTGGCGCCAATACGCGGAGCACTTCGGCATCCGCACGGGCCCTACGTAA
- a CDS encoding LamB/YcsF family protein — translation MTECLLNIDLGELPGEDEQLYALAHVANIACGGHAGDDASMRRALTLCERHGTRAGAHPSYEDREGFGRRALDVTPEQLRAQVATQCGRLAKLASERRLPVAYAKPHGALYHAANATPDLARAVVAGVVEALGRAVTVIGPGAGALRDAARAAGLPYAREGFADRGTRPDGSLIPRGQPGAVLTDHAQARANTLRLATGDSVDTVCVHGDTPGAVELAREVRATLDALALRSEPLGDGALRLVLPEGLERRATREALRALPGVLDAVITEEHACVYFAPDAPPEEPRLALARLLRVPAPVAGRPLTTISVRYDGQDLNAVAERAGLTGDEVARRHTAREYTVRCVGFLPGFAYLGEVDPSIAAPRLATPRTRVPALAVGIAGGRTGVYPFASPGGWNLIGTALDFTAFTPEQGSVLQLGDRVRFERVDG, via the coding sequence ATGACGGAGTGCCTCCTCAACATCGACCTGGGCGAGCTCCCCGGCGAGGACGAACAGCTCTACGCGCTGGCCCACGTGGCGAACATCGCCTGTGGCGGGCACGCCGGAGACGACGCCTCCATGCGCCGCGCGCTGACCCTGTGTGAGCGGCACGGCACGCGCGCGGGCGCGCACCCGTCCTACGAGGACCGCGAGGGCTTCGGCCGGCGCGCGCTCGACGTGACGCCGGAGCAGTTGCGCGCGCAGGTGGCCACGCAGTGCGGCCGGCTCGCGAAGCTGGCGTCCGAACGGCGCCTGCCGGTGGCCTACGCCAAACCGCACGGCGCCCTGTACCACGCGGCGAATGCCACACCGGACCTGGCTCGCGCGGTGGTCGCGGGCGTGGTGGAGGCCCTGGGGCGAGCCGTCACCGTCATCGGTCCGGGCGCGGGCGCGCTTCGAGACGCGGCCCGGGCCGCCGGACTGCCTTATGCCCGCGAGGGCTTCGCGGACCGGGGCACGCGGCCCGACGGTTCGCTGATTCCCCGTGGCCAGCCCGGCGCGGTGCTGACCGACCACGCCCAGGCCAGGGCCAACACCCTGCGGCTGGCCACCGGCGACAGCGTGGACACCGTCTGCGTCCACGGCGATACGCCTGGCGCGGTGGAGCTGGCGCGCGAGGTCCGCGCCACGTTGGACGCGCTCGCGCTCCGCTCGGAGCCCCTGGGTGACGGCGCGCTGCGGCTGGTGCTTCCCGAAGGCCTGGAGCGACGCGCCACGCGCGAGGCCCTTCGTGCCCTGCCTGGGGTGCTCGACGCCGTCATCACCGAGGAACACGCGTGCGTCTACTTCGCCCCGGATGCGCCGCCCGAGGAGCCCCGGCTCGCGCTGGCGCGGCTGCTGCGCGTGCCAGCCCCCGTGGCCGGACGCCCGCTCACGACCATCTCCGTGCGCTATGACGGGCAGGACTTGAACGCGGTCGCGGAGCGCGCGGGGCTCACCGGAGACGAGGTGGCGCGGCGCCATACAGCGCGTGAGTACACGGTCCGATGCGTGGGATTCCTCCCGGGGTTCGCCTACCTGGGCGAGGTGGACCCGAGCATCGCCGCGCCTCGGCTGGCCACGCCCCGCACGCGGGTGCCCGCCCTGGCGGTGGGAATCGCGGGAGGCCGCACGGGCGTGTATCCCTTCGCGTCGCCGGGTGGCTGGAACCTCATCGGCACCGCGCTGGACTTCACCGCCTTCACGCCCGAGCAGGGCTCGGTGCTTCAGCTCGGGGACCGCGTGCGCTTCGAGCGGGTGGACGGATGA
- a CDS encoding c-type cytochrome yields MRRPPLDALRNTLLAGATLLAGCAGTVHAPYPPIRADLSPAALERGAAIFHASCESCHRGGDAETASGAPLRELPSYMGRFYAANLTAHAEAGIGGMTDEELARAIRYAVSRDGRLMVMPSYGMGDADLAAVLGFMRSGHPLFTPDPEPAPPSKFSFFGGIGFRFITGNEPVERPASGIPVPPKAATLEYGHYMAHDVYDCASCHTDGFSPRKTEGDDVFAGGMAFVDPEGRKVHSSNITFHETGLAHWTLEDFTRAVRDGLAPDGSVLRSPMPRFRGMDAVEAQALYDYLRSVPHRKNAVEGARPRLTATSARPDWVAETHGAQTPLDGAHAQGRPAAAPASGAAHAKASEKDAGGSQAPQASSDAKASEQDAGGSQAPQASSDAPAQGSDDTTRQAPSQAGPGTTPATSPAGPGVGTPPTPAPRAAADTSASPEGSNASTPSTSATRGDAAPGSSKPASKPAPRRKPRPAVPQVDAAGLFVKLGCASCHAPGARYHDRLAKVATRSEAELVRWVRNPEQFLPGTPMPTYAELIDEKTARALVRWVKAGGPASLTSTSR; encoded by the coding sequence ATGCGCCGCCCCCCCCTGGACGCCCTGCGGAACACGCTGCTCGCGGGTGCCACCCTGCTCGCCGGCTGCGCGGGCACCGTCCACGCCCCCTACCCGCCCATCCGCGCGGACCTGTCCCCGGCCGCGCTGGAGCGGGGCGCCGCCATCTTCCACGCGAGCTGTGAGTCATGCCATCGCGGCGGCGACGCGGAGACGGCCTCCGGCGCGCCGCTGCGCGAGCTGCCCTCGTACATGGGGCGCTTCTACGCCGCGAACCTCACGGCCCATGCGGAGGCGGGCATCGGCGGCATGACGGATGAAGAGCTGGCGCGCGCCATCCGCTACGCCGTGAGCCGCGACGGGCGCCTGATGGTGATGCCCAGCTACGGCATGGGCGACGCGGACCTGGCGGCGGTACTGGGCTTCATGCGCTCCGGGCACCCGCTCTTCACGCCGGATCCGGAGCCCGCGCCGCCGTCGAAGTTCAGCTTCTTCGGCGGCATCGGCTTCCGCTTCATCACCGGGAACGAGCCGGTGGAGCGCCCCGCCTCGGGCATCCCCGTGCCGCCCAAGGCGGCGACGCTGGAGTACGGCCACTACATGGCGCATGACGTCTACGACTGCGCCTCGTGCCACACGGATGGCTTCAGCCCCCGGAAGACGGAGGGCGACGACGTGTTCGCGGGCGGCATGGCGTTCGTCGACCCGGAGGGACGGAAGGTCCATTCCAGCAACATCACGTTCCATGAGACGGGGCTGGCGCACTGGACGCTGGAGGACTTCACCCGCGCGGTGCGGGACGGACTGGCGCCGGATGGCTCCGTGCTGCGCTCGCCCATGCCGCGCTTCCGGGGCATGGACGCGGTGGAGGCGCAGGCGCTCTACGATTACCTGCGCTCGGTGCCGCACAGGAAGAACGCGGTGGAGGGCGCGCGGCCCCGGCTCACCGCGACGTCGGCGCGGCCTGACTGGGTGGCGGAGACGCACGGCGCGCAGACGCCGCTGGACGGCGCTCACGCACAGGGCCGTCCCGCTGCGGCGCCCGCCAGCGGCGCCGCGCACGCCAAGGCCTCCGAAAAGGACGCGGGAGGAAGCCAGGCGCCCCAGGCCTCCTCGGACGCCAAGGCCTCCGAGCAGGACGCGGGAGGAAGCCAGGCGCCCCAGGCCTCCTCGGACGCACCAGCGCAGGGCTCCGACGACACGACCAGGCAGGCCCCTTCCCAGGCGGGTCCGGGCACCACGCCCGCCACATCGCCAGCGGGTCCGGGCGTGGGTACGCCCCCGACGCCAGCTCCGCGCGCGGCCGCCGACACCTCCGCCTCGCCCGAGGGTTCCAACGCCTCCACTCCCAGCACCTCGGCAACGCGGGGTGACGCGGCCCCGGGCTCCTCGAAGCCAGCCAGCAAGCCCGCGCCCCGCCGCAAGCCGCGCCCCGCTGTGCCCCAGGTGGACGCCGCCGGCCTCTTCGTGAAGCTCGGCTGCGCGAGCTGCCATGCGCCCGGCGCGCGCTACCACGACCGGCTCGCCAAGGTCGCCACGCGCAGCGAGGCGGAGCTGGTCCGCTGGGTGCGCAACCCCGAGCAGTTCCTCCCCGGCACGCCCATGCCCACCTACGCGGAGTTGATTGACGAGAAGACCGCGCGTGCGCTGGTGCGCTGGGTGAAGGCGGGAGGCCCGGCCTCGCTGACCTCCACCTCACGCTGA
- a CDS encoding aminotransferase class V-fold PLP-dependent enzyme, with amino-acid sequence MTRPLESYRDLFPVLKEQLYLNHAGVAPTSLRAAEAVRGWMEDLVHHGIKHERGWEAHCERVRELAARLINAEPGEIAFVRNTSHGLGLVAEGLDWKPGDEVAVASSLEYPSNVYPWLHLRDRGVTVREIQTPEGGVTPEAVAAALTPRTRVVAVSSVQFATGYRTDLDAVGALCERAGVLLCVDGIQSVGCVPVDVKKSRIHFLSADSHKWMLGIAGIGFVYVAREVLPRLRPVLVGWRSTTDAWNFNRSHFELRPDAGKLEEGSAAYTGIYALGAALELLHEVGMDAISTRIRELLGRLETGLRGLGCDVGPAPAHRAGILTFLPPEGEARPLGAWLAGRDVALSVRRGRVRLSPHFYNLPEEMDRLVELVRTYPG; translated from the coding sequence ATGACGCGCCCGCTCGAGTCCTACCGCGACCTCTTCCCCGTGCTGAAGGAGCAGCTCTACCTCAACCACGCTGGCGTGGCCCCCACCAGCCTGCGCGCCGCCGAGGCCGTGCGCGGGTGGATGGAGGACCTCGTCCACCACGGCATCAAGCACGAGCGCGGCTGGGAGGCCCACTGCGAGCGCGTGCGGGAGCTGGCCGCGCGCCTCATCAACGCCGAGCCCGGGGAGATTGCCTTCGTGCGCAACACCAGCCACGGCCTGGGGCTGGTGGCGGAGGGGCTGGACTGGAAGCCCGGGGACGAGGTGGCCGTGGCCTCCTCGCTGGAGTACCCCTCCAATGTGTACCCGTGGCTGCACCTGAGGGACCGGGGCGTGACGGTGCGCGAAATCCAGACGCCCGAAGGGGGCGTCACCCCGGAGGCCGTGGCCGCCGCCCTCACGCCGCGGACCCGGGTGGTGGCGGTGTCCTCCGTGCAGTTCGCCACCGGCTACCGCACGGACCTGGACGCGGTGGGGGCGCTCTGTGAGCGGGCCGGCGTGCTGCTCTGCGTGGACGGCATCCAGAGCGTGGGCTGCGTCCCGGTGGACGTGAAGAAGAGCCGCATCCACTTCCTCAGCGCGGACAGCCACAAGTGGATGCTGGGCATCGCCGGCATCGGCTTCGTCTACGTGGCCAGGGAGGTGCTGCCCCGGCTGCGGCCCGTGCTGGTGGGCTGGCGCAGCACCACCGACGCGTGGAACTTCAACCGCAGCCACTTCGAGCTGCGCCCGGACGCGGGCAAGCTGGAGGAGGGCAGCGCCGCGTACACCGGCATCTACGCGCTGGGCGCCGCGCTGGAGCTGCTGCACGAGGTGGGCATGGACGCCATCTCCACGCGCATCCGCGAGCTGCTCGGCCGGCTGGAGACGGGCCTGCGCGGGCTGGGCTGCGACGTGGGGCCCGCGCCGGCGCACCGGGCGGGCATCCTCACCTTCCTGCCTCCGGAGGGCGAGGCCCGCCCGCTCGGCGCGTGGCTGGCCGGGCGGGACGTGGCCCTCTCCGTGCGCCGCGGGCGCGTCCGCCTCTCTCCCCACTTCTACAACCTGCCCGAGGAGATGGACCGGCTGGTGGAGCTGGTGCGGACGTACCCGGGCTGA
- the cysK gene encoding cysteine synthase A has protein sequence MKVNNILETIGNTPHVRINRLFPSRVTVHVKLERANPGGSIKDRIALSMIEDAEQRGLLKKDSVIIEPTSGNTGIGLAMVAAVKGYKLVLVMPESMSIERRRLMAAYGATFELTPRAQGMKGAIARANELLSQVPNAWMPQQFDNEANIEVHRRTTVQEILKDFPEGLDYLITGVGTGGHITACAEELKKVWPKLKVFAVEPTKSPVISGGQPGPHPIQGLGAGFIPKNLHKEALDGAIQVAEEDAFEFTRRAAREEGIFMGISSGAALSAVNQKLGEMTDGSRVLVFNYDTGERYLSIEPLFPAQ, from the coding sequence ATGAAGGTGAACAACATCCTGGAGACCATTGGAAACACGCCGCACGTGCGCATCAACCGGCTGTTTCCGTCCCGCGTGACGGTCCACGTGAAGCTGGAGCGCGCCAACCCGGGCGGCAGCATCAAGGACCGCATCGCCCTGTCCATGATTGAGGACGCGGAGCAGCGCGGCCTGCTGAAGAAGGACAGCGTCATCATCGAGCCCACCAGCGGCAACACCGGCATCGGCCTGGCCATGGTGGCGGCGGTGAAGGGCTACAAGCTGGTGCTCGTCATGCCGGAGTCCATGAGCATCGAGCGCCGCCGGCTGATGGCCGCCTACGGCGCCACCTTCGAGCTGACCCCGCGCGCCCAGGGCATGAAGGGCGCCATCGCCCGCGCCAACGAGCTGCTGTCGCAGGTGCCCAACGCGTGGATGCCGCAGCAGTTCGACAACGAGGCCAACATCGAGGTCCACCGCCGCACCACGGTGCAGGAAATCCTCAAGGACTTCCCCGAAGGGCTGGACTACCTCATCACCGGCGTGGGCACCGGCGGCCACATCACCGCGTGCGCCGAGGAGCTGAAGAAGGTCTGGCCGAAGCTGAAGGTCTTCGCCGTGGAGCCCACCAAGTCGCCCGTCATCAGCGGCGGCCAGCCGGGCCCGCACCCCATCCAGGGCCTTGGCGCCGGCTTCATCCCGAAGAACCTGCACAAGGAAGCCCTGGACGGCGCGATTCAGGTCGCCGAGGAGGACGCCTTCGAGTTCACCCGCCGCGCCGCGCGCGAGGAGGGCATCTTCATGGGCATCTCCTCCGGCGCCGCGCTGTCCGCGGTGAACCAGAAGCTGGGCGAGATGACCGACGGCAGCCGCGTGCTCGTCTTCAACTACGACACGGGCGAGCGCTACCTCTCCATCGAGCCGCTCTTCCCGGCGCAGTAG
- the epsC gene encoding serine O-acetyltransferase EpsC, producing the protein MDDSNARLVTALLEARQRHCFPADVRRAAPEFVGQVLGLLFPHFAERLECTAAAVHRDVTTVEASLHRIRDTLAPLYPGIEPDLPARFMERLPGLYEWLRQDADAIFEADPAARTVDEVILTYPGFTAIAIYRVANALHVLGFPLLPRLLTEYAHQRTGVDIHPGATIGRRFVIDHGTGVVIGETTLIGDNVKLYQGVTLGALVVEKGLTDKKRHPTIEDDVVVYANATILGGETVVGRGSIIAGNAWLTQSIPSQSVVTRRSEVRQRGADGSLDALEFHI; encoded by the coding sequence ATGGATGACTCCAACGCCAGGTTGGTCACGGCCCTGCTCGAAGCCCGGCAGCGCCACTGCTTCCCTGCGGACGTACGGCGCGCGGCTCCCGAATTCGTAGGCCAGGTCCTGGGCCTGCTCTTCCCCCACTTCGCCGAGCGCCTGGAGTGTACGGCCGCGGCCGTCCACCGGGACGTCACCACCGTGGAGGCCAGCCTCCATCGCATCCGCGACACGCTCGCCCCCTTGTACCCGGGCATCGAACCGGACCTGCCGGCGCGCTTCATGGAGCGGCTGCCCGGGCTCTATGAGTGGCTGCGCCAGGACGCGGACGCCATCTTCGAGGCGGACCCGGCCGCACGCACCGTGGACGAGGTCATCCTCACCTACCCGGGGTTCACCGCCATCGCCATCTACCGGGTGGCCAACGCGCTGCATGTGCTGGGCTTCCCGCTGCTGCCCCGCCTGCTCACCGAGTACGCGCACCAGCGGACCGGCGTGGACATCCACCCCGGGGCCACCATTGGCCGGCGCTTCGTCATCGACCATGGCACCGGCGTCGTCATCGGCGAGACGACGCTCATTGGTGACAACGTCAAGCTGTACCAAGGCGTCACCCTGGGCGCGCTCGTCGTGGAGAAGGGGCTGACGGACAAGAAGCGTCACCCCACCATCGAGGACGACGTGGTGGTGTACGCCAACGCCACCATCCTCGGCGGTGAAACCGTGGTGGGCCGGGGCAGCATCATCGCCGGCAACGCCTGGCTCACGCAGAGCATCCCCTCTCAATCCGTGGTGACCCGCCGCAGCGAAGTGCGTCAGCGCGGCGCGGATGGCTCGCTGGACGCACTCGAATTCCACATCTGA
- a CDS encoding AMP-binding protein — MAHSPVPSYAHGTSATPLLGETIGQNLRRTVERHGDREALVVASQGYRATYQRLWTLTTQVARGLMALGVQKGDRVGLWSPNRFEWVAIQYATARIGAILVNLNPAYRTSELEYALNQSGGKVLLYARGFRQTDYRAMVREVQPRCTGLERALVLEDDWQGLLDGGKDVSEDALAAREASLQFDDPINIQYTSGTTGSPKGATLSHHNVLNNGFFIGEALRYGPEDRVCIPVPFYHCFGMVIGNLACTSHGATMVIPAEAFDPLTVLQTVQAERCTSLYGVPTMFIAELDHPRFGEFDLSTLRTGVMAGSPCPVEVMKQVQSRMHMREVTICYGMTETSPVSTQSALDAPLDKRVSTVGRVHPHLEVKVIDAGTGEVVPRGAPGELCTRGYSVMLGYWANPEATAAAVDAAGWMHTGDLAVMDEEGYVKVVGRIKDTIIRGGENISPREVEEFLHTHPGVSETQVIGVPSQKYGEEVMAWVRVKPGAALTGEELTRFCSGRIASFKIPRYWKFVDAFPMTVTGKVQKFKMREASVAELGLEDAAAIKTA, encoded by the coding sequence ATGGCCCATTCCCCGGTCCCTTCCTATGCCCATGGCACCAGCGCCACCCCGCTGCTGGGGGAGACGATTGGACAGAACCTGCGCCGCACCGTGGAGCGGCACGGGGACCGCGAGGCCCTGGTGGTGGCGTCCCAGGGATACCGGGCCACGTATCAGCGGCTCTGGACGCTGACCACGCAGGTCGCGCGGGGGCTGATGGCCCTGGGGGTCCAGAAGGGGGACCGGGTGGGGCTCTGGTCCCCCAACCGCTTCGAGTGGGTGGCCATCCAGTACGCCACGGCCCGCATCGGCGCCATCCTGGTCAACCTCAACCCGGCCTACCGCACCTCGGAGCTGGAGTACGCCCTCAACCAGTCCGGGGGGAAGGTGCTGCTGTACGCGCGGGGCTTCCGGCAGACGGACTACCGGGCCATGGTGCGGGAGGTCCAGCCGCGCTGCACAGGGCTGGAGCGGGCGCTCGTCCTGGAGGACGACTGGCAGGGGCTGCTCGACGGCGGGAAGGACGTCTCCGAGGACGCGCTGGCGGCCCGCGAGGCGTCGCTCCAGTTCGATGACCCCATCAACATCCAATACACCTCGGGGACGACAGGCTCTCCGAAGGGCGCCACGCTGTCGCACCACAACGTGTTGAACAACGGCTTCTTCATCGGCGAGGCGCTGCGCTACGGTCCGGAGGACCGGGTGTGCATCCCGGTGCCGTTCTATCACTGCTTCGGCATGGTGATTGGCAACCTGGCGTGTACCAGCCACGGCGCCACCATGGTGATTCCCGCCGAGGCGTTCGACCCGCTGACGGTGCTCCAGACGGTGCAGGCGGAGCGCTGCACGTCGCTGTACGGCGTGCCCACCATGTTCATCGCGGAGCTGGACCATCCGCGCTTCGGTGAGTTCGACTTGTCGACGCTGCGCACCGGCGTCATGGCGGGCTCGCCGTGTCCGGTGGAGGTGATGAAGCAGGTGCAGTCGCGCATGCACATGCGCGAGGTGACCATCTGCTACGGGATGACGGAGACGTCGCCGGTGTCCACGCAGAGCGCCCTGGACGCGCCGCTGGACAAGCGCGTGTCCACCGTGGGCCGCGTGCACCCGCACCTGGAGGTCAAGGTCATCGACGCGGGCACGGGCGAAGTGGTGCCCCGGGGCGCCCCGGGCGAGCTGTGCACGCGCGGGTACAGCGTCATGCTGGGGTACTGGGCCAACCCGGAGGCCACCGCCGCGGCCGTGGACGCCGCCGGGTGGATGCACACGGGCGACCTGGCGGTGATGGATGAGGAGGGCTACGTGAAGGTGGTGGGCCGCATCAAGGACACCATCATCCGGGGCGGTGAGAACATCTCTCCGCGGGAGGTGGAGGAGTTCCTCCACACGCACCCGGGCGTCAGCGAGACGCAGGTCATCGGCGTGCCGAGCCAGAAGTACGGCGAGGAGGTGATGGCCTGGGTGCGCGTGAAGCCCGGCGCGGCGCTCACCGGCGAGGAGCTGACCCGCTTCTGCTCGGGCCGCATCGCGTCCTTCAAGATTCCCCGCTACTGGAAGTTCGTGGACGCGTTCCCGATGACGGTGACGGGCAAGGTGCAGAAGTTCAAGATGCGCGAGGCGTCCGTCGCCGAGCTGGGGCTGGAGGACGCCGCGGCCATCAAGACGGCTTGA
- a CDS encoding TfoX/Sxy family protein — protein sequence MARTDSFVEYTLELLEKVGPLQARAMFGGWGIYAAGRMFGLIAGGQLYLKVDEVTKPDFQAAGCRPFVHDTAARPVEMGYWTPPADAADDAYALLPWARRAVDAANRAALKKAAKKPRAKKRVKPS from the coding sequence ATGGCCCGGACGGACAGCTTCGTTGAGTACACGTTGGAGTTGCTGGAGAAGGTCGGGCCCCTGCAGGCGCGCGCGATGTTCGGCGGCTGGGGCATCTACGCCGCGGGGCGGATGTTCGGGCTCATCGCTGGCGGGCAGCTCTATTTGAAGGTGGATGAGGTCACGAAGCCAGACTTCCAGGCCGCCGGGTGCCGGCCCTTCGTCCACGACACCGCCGCCAGGCCGGTGGAGATGGGCTACTGGACGCCGCCCGCGGACGCGGCGGATGACGCCTACGCGCTGCTGCCATGGGCTCGGCGTGCGGTGGACGCCGCCAACCGGGCCGCGCTGAAGAAGGCGGCGAAGAAGCCCCGCGCGAAGAAGCGCGTCAAGCCGTCTTGA
- a CDS encoding LysR family transcriptional regulator has translation MTSEQLRAFLEVARAGRLATAARGLGLSQSGLSRQLQSLEAALGARLLVRTPGGAVLTDAGERFLPHARRALDALTAGTSELERLSGTPHGVVSLGTLHTVGAYLLPDIIPAFARQYPEVRPRLSEGLAPTLEEGVARGGLDLAILSLPVRRADLVAQRLWEEPLVLAVPRGHRLTKAGRPLALEDAVEEPWVVIPGMSGTRALEAACEARGVTPRLALETDNAEAMRRMVERGLGMAVVPQLMARDHRAQGFDVVPLERGGLKRQVALIHRGEGYLTAAARALKAFIVERVRAMPEPWGTRKAAPGPRVR, from the coding sequence ATGACCTCCGAACAGCTCCGAGCCTTCCTCGAAGTCGCCCGCGCGGGCCGCCTGGCCACCGCCGCGCGTGGGCTGGGCCTGTCCCAGTCCGGCCTCTCCCGGCAGCTCCAGTCGCTCGAGGCGGCGCTGGGCGCGCGCCTGCTCGTCCGCACGCCCGGGGGCGCGGTGCTGACGGACGCCGGCGAGCGCTTCCTGCCCCATGCGCGGCGGGCCCTGGACGCCTTGACGGCGGGCACCTCGGAGCTGGAGCGGCTGTCGGGGACACCGCATGGCGTGGTGTCGCTCGGCACGCTGCACACCGTGGGGGCGTACCTGCTCCCGGACATCATCCCGGCCTTCGCTCGACAGTACCCGGAGGTGCGGCCCCGGCTGAGTGAGGGGCTGGCGCCCACCCTGGAGGAAGGCGTGGCGCGCGGCGGCCTGGACCTGGCCATCCTCTCCCTGCCCGTGCGGCGCGCCGACCTGGTGGCGCAGCGGCTGTGGGAGGAGCCCCTGGTGCTCGCGGTCCCCCGGGGGCACCGGTTGACGAAGGCAGGCAGGCCCCTGGCGCTGGAGGACGCCGTGGAGGAGCCCTGGGTCGTCATCCCGGGCATGAGCGGCACCCGGGCGCTGGAGGCCGCCTGCGAGGCGCGGGGCGTGACACCCCGCCTGGCGCTGGAGACGGACAACGCGGAGGCCATGCGCCGCATGGTGGAGCGCGGCCTGGGCATGGCGGTGGTGCCCCAGTTGATGGCCAGGGACCACCGCGCCCAGGGCTTCGACGTGGTGCCCCTGGAGCGCGGCGGCCTGAAGCGGCAGGTGGCGCTGATACACCGGGGCGAGGGCTACCTCACGGCCGCGGCGCGGGCGCTCAAGGCCTTCATCGTGGAGAGGGTGCGCGCCATGCCCGAGCCCTGGGGCACACGAAAGGCCGCTCCAGGCCCCCGGGTGCGCTAG